The genomic stretch GTATTCAAACCAAAAACATAGAAGGAACTAGACTTGGCAAAGCTGAATGCGCACTCgatcaaaacactaaaaaaagAATCTCAAGCAGATTTTAAAAACTCTCATATACAATGCTAGACCTAAGTCTCCACATGAAGCTGATCAATTCTTTGACCAGCAGTAAAGCAAGCAGAGGGAGATCAAATATAGCAGTAATTTTAAGTATAATAAGCATTGACGAAGATAAGTGTATATAACATCACCCTTTTTCTTGGCAAAATGAAACTGTTTCGTTAAGCCAAGAGGTGACTGCAGGGAAAGAAACTTAAGCTTCTTCTGATTTTCTCCTTGGCTTCATCTGAGCTGCATTCAAGCTGTTCAGCAAGTCTGTTTGCACCCATTCCATAAAGAATTCCATAGATCAATCTTTTGGTCTGACTCTATCATGCGGACTAACAGATTCCTCGCCTTCCCAGTCATTTGGCAGCTATCATCGTAAAGACATCACCTTCTGGCTGACTAAGCTGTGCAATCAACGAGGAATCTCTTGAAAAATGTGCCATAAGCCGCAACTCTATCTGTGAATAATCTGCCGTCAAGAGTAACCAAATTTTCCTGTggtaaaaaaaagatataatattCAGGAATATGCTTTGTCTTGTTGCTTGAAGACACAAGCAcaaaaattttagaaatcaCAAATTTACCTGAGTAGGAACAAAGAAATCACGCGCATTGACTTTGTAGCAATCAGCATCTGAATTTACTTTATTTCCATTTTTGTCAGTATGAACTCTACTTCATGCTCAACAGACTGCAGAAAAGTAACATGGTCATTGATTTTTGGATATACTGATACAAGGAAAAAGGAAACATAGTAGAAGTCATACTTGGAGATTAGGCTCCTCTATGGAAAGCCGCCCAGTTGCAGTTGATGTTTGAAGCCAGTGTCCATGCAAAGTGTACCTTTGCGTGCTCAAGCGTAGTTTAGCAAGTGAACAAATTGATCCAAGTGTACAATTCAAGAGCTTTGCCAAAGTGCGGTGCTCTTTGATAAATCGGGACAATAGGATGCTCATTCTGGGACAAAGTCATATTCCCAAGTAAGCACACATGctttatataaaaaactttaCCCTCAAAAAGTCCTTTATCCTTTCCAATACTTAAAAGATCCAAGCACTGCTTATCAGTACTCGGATGAAGTTTGCCTTCATTGTGGGTTTCCGGTATGGGCAACTTCAACTGTTTAAACAGTACATTTGCAATATCAGCTGGGTTGTGCAATGAAAATGGCATGCCAGCTAATTCGAATGCTTTCTTCTCAAGGGACCCAGCTTATCCCGCAATATATTCCGTGCCCTAAGGCATCCCTCTATATCGACGCCTATACCCAGAGCTCCATGTCTGCCAGGACATTGACCTGAACCACAGAATGAATGCATTATGCTGCCGTATAACAACTAGCTTAGCAGTGTAAGATAATAAAAGCAGTGAAAAGGGGATATACACAGCGGCATTTCAGTGGTTGTGAGTGCTTCAAGAAGTTCTTCGGAACAAGGATCTTCCAAAGAGCTGAACAAAGGGCTCGCGTTTGAGCAGCCCGCCTGCAGCAACCATTGTGTGCAACCTTCGATCTGATTCCTCCACCTGCCACTGCGATTTGCAGCTTCAGCTGCGTCTGGCGATAGTCTTTTCTTTACCTCCTACAACAGTTTTAGAAACTTTTAATGAACAACTATACTATATAAGTATGAGCTGAATCTGTGAGTGATGATAGACTAACCAACAAAAGAGTAAAAGACATAACAACGTCATCACATCAGGAGagagatgatatatatattaaattcatTCTGCTAGTTATCAATCTGGATTTACCTTATCTATGTTTGGATTTGAGTGTCTTTCCTTCATGGCCAAAGAATCCATGTCACGATGCTCATGTCAATGGTGTGGTTTACGCGAAGCGGAGGCATCACTAACCAAGATCCATCCACCAACTCAAGATCCCTGATCCTTCTGAAAGATTCAGGCGAGTGCATCTTTGGATTGAAATGGCAGGACTCTTAAGAACTAATCTGGACTTTCAAATTCCACGTGAACTTTCTCGTCTTTTCATTCCCCATTATATTACTGATTCTGTTCCACCTAGATTTTATAACATCAAACATGTCGTGGGTACCCAAAACCTCTTTCTTGCCAATAGCAACATCCTTGGAAAGCTTTTCTGCACATTCTTGGCTGAGAAGGTCCTTGTTAAGATTGACATAGTATACAGGAGAGCTATCCCAGCAGACCGCAATTCCATGTATCTCATAAGAGATGCGGGAATCAACCTTGAAGTTTATTATAGTGGATATCAAAGAAAATTCCCCAGCAGATTCCCAGAGTTCCAGGAAAGAATCAAATCCGCCACGAATATTTCCTGCAGTTATTGGACCCTTTTCACCTGCATTATCCTTATTGCTAAGAGGAATATCGCGGCATTCCTCGTCAACTTCTGCTCAGCATTATCCTTGTTTTTGATATCTCTGTCATCGCTGGAAAGAATACTAACAGCATGAGCCCAACAGTGCCAACTGTAGATCCTATAGGTTGAAAATCAGGAAGAGGAGCGCTCAAGTTAACTTCTGATGAAACTCCTAGGCAGCACCAGATACTTCCCTTGGCTTTTCTCTGTGATTATCCTTGTCAAAGTTTCCACGTTCCATGTCCCCCTCCAAGCTAGATTGTCCTGGAAAATGCTGTAGTCTACTGGGAGAAACAGAGCCCCTGAAATGTCTCTTTCAATAGTTTCTTGACCATTGGGATTCCCAGTAGGAGCTAACGGCAAGGGATTCGACAGGCCATGAACATCTAAACCAAGCGACTTAAAGGCAGAAAATGCAGCAGCCCTCGCCTCTTCTGCTTTCTCAAGAACAATTTTGCGCGCCCCATTCTTGATTTTCTTGGCTAATCCCAACTGTATCCTTTTCTGTCCTGTACCTTGTACACCATACCAACTCGAGCACATTAGATGAAAGGGATACACTATTCTTTCCAACAAATGGCCAACTTATCATTCCTTACATAAGCTGGAGAGACCTCAGTGAGGTAACAAAAACATCAATCTAAACTGTCTTAAGAAAATTGAATTACTTCTGCAGCCCACGCCGAAGATTCAAAAAAGAGCTTTGACAATTTCAGGGATGGATGCTTCTGCTATCGCCTGAGATGTACGCAAGCAGCTTTGTACAATGCTCTAGCTCTTGAACCCTATTTATTCAGCACCAAAAGCTATCTTTGTCAACAGCACTCATATCGTAGCTACAAGTTTCTGAAGTTACAAGTACCTTTATATATGGATGCTAGTAAGTTCAACAATTTCAGCCCTCACGCCAAATGATACACGGTTCTGGAGTTTGGCAACTAATCCTTCCAAATCATGCCATCCAAGCCTCTCACAGAACACGGAAACCATGGAAACAAAACCTTCCAGCGTTCTCCTGTAGCGCTTGAACCATACCTCTAGCCACTTTAAAGGCTTCACAAACCTCAGATACAGAAGCTTCCTGCATTTCATAGTTCAAAAAGAAACAGTTTAAGAGAATATCTTGGAGAGTACGTGATCGTGTAAGCTGCAACGGGTTTTATATTATGAACCAAAATACGAAGCTTAGCAAAGACTTTAAAAATACAAGAAGAAAGAAGCAGTAGGGGAGCCACCTGAACTAATTTTGACAAGATGAGGCAACAAAAAATCGTTTGCACACTCGAAGCATCTGTTTCATCTGAAGCATCTTACTGCTCGTTGAACCATGCCGATTGTCATATTCTCCACGCAAATTCTTCTTTACATCTTGTGGTTTGTTTAGAGTTCGTACTGTTGCACCATGTTGCCATGCGCATGAGAAAAGGTTCGACCACTCCAACTCTATTGCCAACAGACTGAAAATTGTGAGATCAAGTAACAGTATCAGCGTACACTCccaaattttatgtaattatgcCCATGTAACAAGGCGTAGTGCCATTCGAAAAATACTTCAAAATACTAGAATATTAATAAGAAGAATACCATTAACTAAGATGACAGTCAATTTCAGGAAGATATCTGGAAACATACCTCTAGCTTATCAACACATAATAATGGCATATATTACCAGAAAGTACAAGCTTACCTGTTCTAAAGGAGACAGTTCCATAAACCGTTCATAAACAATTCCCAGTTTGGTTCAACACCAACATTAATTGGTGTGACTAAGTAGACCAATGCAAATCAGAAGCCATAACTAGTCCTTCACGTGATCTTAGAAGATCATCCAGCACAATCTGCAGGCACCAATTACATACACGTCAAGCATGCTTAATACTATACAAATGCATTATCAATTATGGAATTCAGATTAAAATTACAAGCGACTCCTCTGGGCAGAGTGAACTGCCAAAAGCTCCACGTCCGAGGGGTGTTGTAGTGTATAACTTTGTCTCTTCGTTCCACTCGAGAAATTTTCTGTGGCAAAGCCACCGAAGGGAATCCTGGGCTGATCTGACCACATCTTGAAAGGGCTTTGTAGAATTCAGAAGAGTACACCTAACATAGCGGTGTATATATCTTTGGCAGTCTGAACAATTCCACCTGCCACAACTTCTAATATTGCATGAGTCATTCCATTCTTGTCCTCAGATAAACAAGACTCCAAAGGTGGGCAGCTCTCATTCAGAAGTGCCATTATTCGTTTGAGTTCTCCTGGTTTGCAAATCAACACCtggaaataaatttaaatttagaacaGAATCAAAAGCCTAGACCACTGACCAATGCAAACAAGAACAAAAATGTCTGGAAATTTCATTATGAGGAATTAAAGGCATACACTTTCTCCTTTTGTATCAATCCCAGTCCGCCCAGCCCGACAGCCATTTGCTTGTACCTTGTTCCATCAAGAAAATTACGCCCAATCATTGGTTGCCGAAAAATGACTCTTCTTGCAGGCAAGTTAACCCCCGCTGCCAGAGTGGATGTAGCTGTTAAGACACGTACAAGACCCTTACGGTAACAGGTCTCCACTATCTCTCTTTCTTCTACCTGTAATACAAATATACTTATCCATGTGCTAATAACTGAAGATATTTACTTTGCGTAATATTCACCATCTCACATGCAAAATAGCAAAAGAATGACATATTCATAATCAAATATAGCCAGGTCAAGAAAACATATATGGTGAATGGATTGTGTATACATACTGTAAGGCCAGCATGGTGGTAGGCAACCCCAAAAGGAAGAGTTTCTTCTAGTACAGGATCTACTCCAGATGGAGACCTTCGCAGGGCATCAATAGCAGATGTGATATCCATATACTCGCTATTTTCACCATCAACGTCTATAAGCACTTTCTTAATGAGCTTTGCAAATATGCCTAGCAGTTGATTCACATCCTTTCGACTTGAGCAAAATATCAGCACTGAATTCCCCTCTTGAACAATCTGGATTGTGACATTACATCTGAGTTTTCCTTCTTGAACCGAATTTGAGTAACATGTCTAATAAGAAACTTATAGAAAAAAGGAAAGTACTTAGTTAGGACCTTAACTCCAAAAACGCCATTACCTCGTTACAAAGCTCAATGATATGGTCCGGGTTCTTTTCCTCCCATATCAGCAGCTTTTGTAAAGTCCTCACAACTTCCATCTTTTTATTATAGATGTTGTTACCAACTTTAATATACTCCTCTAGCGGAACTGGTCGGAATTCTGTCTGATATAAAGCTGCCTTTCAACATGTAAACCCACAATAAGTTTTTCTGATTAAAAAGGCCACAATAATTTTACAGAGTTCTAATTGAGGTGACAACAATATCTTCCGAAAATAACTACAGAAAACTATCATCCCCCATTTAAGAGATCTGAAGATACATAGGTCTTCATTCTACAGAAAACGTAACAATTATTAGCAATCACGAACATATTTCTGtgcattttcataaatatcatATTCTACATACACATCTATGAATGCCTATATGTCTAGAGAGAAGTGTCATGCAACTGagtgatcatatatatatatatatatatatattatataatagtaatttttatcTTACTTGAAGCCAGTCAGCAACTGCTCCAACATTCGGCATTGTAGCACTCATACCCACGATTTGTAGGCCGTGAGCAGGATCATTTTTTCCACTGCTACTCCCTGAACTCTCACCACTACTTGACTCTGAACTGCCTTCACCGGCAGCATAACGAAGTTTCGTCAGCATAAGTTCCAAAAGATAACCCCTATGTTGGTCACCCACCTGTATAAACCATGCGCAAGAGGTTCCTTTAATGCATTCACTATCAGATAAGATAGAGTacgaagaaaataaagatagtGTCAGACAGTTATAAGCTTTTCCGTGATCTATTTAGAGGAGATATGTGAAAACCATACCATGTGCAGCTCATCTATAATAATTATCCCAAGTTCAGACAAACGACCCTCTTCAAGCAAGCGATTTATCAAAGAGTTTGCCTTCTCAATCGTGCAGACAGCAACAGCAGTGCCTTTAGGAAGTGTTGCACCACCCTGATTTCCATAGTAACTACGAACATGCTTACCAAGTGGTTCAAGAAGGACTCAAGGTGTTCCGCCTGCATCCAATTGTTATACGACTAACTTAACAGAAAGCAATATTATAAAACGTGAGGGATGCTGAGAGAGAATAACAAAAGAAACCTTCTCAGCGCAAATGGATACATAAGGTAAAACAAGCAATGCCATTTTTTCCAGTTGTTATGACCCGGCGCAGCATCAAGACTTCTGCAACAAAACTTTTACCAGCACTGCACAAATAGCATGGTTTTGAAATTGAGCATTAAGTTCTTGTCAGATAGAGACGCCTGCTAGTGAAATCAATGGTGTATGCAAAGAAGTAAACTTTGAAAATGGTAGATTTCTTTGCAAACCATGAAGATACCTTGTAGAAGCACAATATACCAGATTCCTTTTCTGTAAAACACCTTCTACCTGAAGACACTCGACCTAGAAAAATTTATAACAATTTGTATTCAGCTAGTGAAACATCAGAAGAAGTAATAGCATACACAAAAACAGGCAATAAAAAGCTATAGTTGTGTATCAGAAGAGTAGATGTTGAATAAATTCATTCTATTATAAGCGGCAGAAATAAAGAGAGTATACAAACAAAATAAGAACATAGTCGAGGATAAAAATTGATAAACAGTTTTCCGCAAACCCTTGAAacgtataaaacaaaaaaaaaaaaagataaccaACAGATATCGCATAAAAAACACTccataaaatgatataataacTGCCATGAAGGGAAAAACGCAAGAAGAACAGATCAATTTTTGATGACAAATACTAGTTACGGGCTCTCAACTATCTTACACTTTCTAAACTGCAATTGAGAAGCATATACACATCTATTTATCTATAGGAGTAGGGACACTGAAAAATATTCATCAGCTCTATATTAAATATAGTTGACAAATAACAACAAACGCATCAAGTAACAATTATGTACCTGCCATGGATAGAGTTTGGATATTCCTTTCTTATTGTATACGCTGCAAACTTCTGAGGGAAGCCAGGTGCTAAGGCTTAAACCATCTTTACTATGATGAGAGCTTGGAGTCTGACTTTCTTCGGATTCACTAGAATCAGCTGATTTCCTCATGTTGCTAATGGCTGGGACAGATCTTACACGATAGTTTTCCTCGCACACTACAACTTTATTTTCTTCACGTTCTGGATACATCCTGCCTACCAAATTTTTATTTGCCTGGCCATTATTTGCAAGACTTCCACATCCTCTATTATCAACCAAAACAGATTGAGAGATCCTACTGCTTCCTCGAGTACTGTTATTTTGATCAAATGAAGCACATTGCTCTCGGGTACTTCCATTTGCTTTTTTATCTTGAAACAAAAGTTCCAGGTTTTTGACAGGGAGCGGAGATACTTCTTTATTGAAATCTCTCCCATGCTTCTCCGCGACCTTTGAATAGCCAAtggcatctttatcttttactCTGCTTTCATCCAAATCTAAACTTCTCTTTAAGTTGTCACTGCAGTTATCTTCTTTGTTTCTGTCGTTAGCTTCTACAGAACCAGAGTTCTGAGTTGGCACTGACAAACCATCAGCAAATTGAATTGCTTCATTCCAGAAAGAATCTCCAGGAGAGAAAATTGAGCTACCACTTCCCGACTTAGGTGTTCCAACATGACATGATTTAACGGCTGATCCAGGCGTGCGGCATTCAGTTAGAAGAGCAGATGGTTCTGGTGCCTTAGTACACTTCCTCAAGCCCATTGGAATTTGAACAGACTCATTGCTTGGAATCTGTGAATATATTAGAGCAGAGgaatcaaaaaaaatctaaatgaaTCAGTTTTAGTAGGAAGACAAGTAACCGTAACTGTTAGTTTCATTTATACCTTCTTCGTAGGGTGTGAAACAGATTTATCTCTTCTATCAACAATACTAGCAATTGAATCAGGCTTACTACCGAGAGAATATGCAGGTTCATCTAGTGATGGTATATTTCCGGAATCACAACGCCTCTTGTGAGAAACTTGCATATCTTGAGCAAGTAACGATGAACTGCCGCAACGCTTCAATTCGTTTGCTTTCTGATGTGGAGGTGAACCAACAACAGACCGCACTTCACTGCAAAAAGCACAATTTTACAAATCCCTCTAAATCTCAAAACAATTTATTCGGACATAATAGAAAGAATAAAGTGACAATAATCAAGGCATATTACCTACAATACAAGGACAAAAAACCAGTAGCAAAGTCTCTTAGTTCTGAATTATCTTTCTGGTTGGCACAGAGCAAAACATCTGGTGCATGATTCTCGGTTGTAGAAACACCTTCTTTAGTTAACACTTGAGATCCGCCCAGGTTCAAACACCCTTCAGCTCCTCTAGAACTCTCAGCACTTACAGGTTTAGGCAGGCGTGGATGTACAGAAACCTCCAGATCCAATTTCTTTGTAAAAGCTTCCTGCCTTGACTGCAACACACTATTGGAAGTGCTCTTGTCATCCAGGGATGGTTTCAAGTAACTGTCCAAAGTGCCTTTGTCTCCAGGAGACCTTTCACCAGCCACCTTCACATTTTTCTCGTTTCTCCCGGACTTCAAATTAGGTGAAAGGTGTTTCCTCTTCTTCGAAACATAGAACTAAAAGTAGTACAAGTGACAAGAAAAACCAATCAGTAGAGAAACACACACGCACACACACACAATAGCCTCAATATCACAAGTTTCACATCCATCATAACTAACTTCACTGTTCATACTTtgactaaaaagaaaaagtctCTTTTAAAACCATAACTAACTTCACTGTTCATAGTGAAAGTTTTCAAATTAGGGGACTCACACTCAGCCAAAAAGTGGTCTTGATTCAAAGTTATGGGCGTTCTCAGACAATCAATATGAATCGAATACTCTACAAAGTTCATTCCTTTTGCATCGATacaaagaggaggaagaagaagaactgCAACATCATCGACAACCGAAGAGAATAATAAGAGAAACGGACCTGGTCAATCCGCGATCTCGAGGAATCCGAGTCCATGGACGGATGAAGAAGAATAACCGCCGGAGATCTGAGAAAATTAAATCCCTAGCCGGCGGTTTTGAGCGCCGAATGAGTGAGGAGAGCAACCCGAGATGTAGAAATATAGATCTCCGTAGCGTTTGAATTTTTGAGTTCCTCCCCTTCCTTCTTCTATACAGAGCTCTCTGTTGTGGTGTTATTAAAAgttcaaaccttttttttttcatttttgttttcgCTCCTATTTTCAGTTAGAACCATAAAGTCTTTGCCTTTTGGTATATTTATACACAAACATCgcttttaaaaaatacaaactttagGGAGAAATATTTACGTTTTGAACTAGTGGAACACTGTTGTTTTCTCAATCTTCAACATAGAGAAAGTGTATTGTTTGTCACATTACAACATCTTAAAGTTCAATATCTTGttaatacttatgagattccTTTATGTCGGATTACACATGTGACATGGAAGAAGTAAGACTTGTAGTAGAGCTTATTCGAAGAAAGACTAAAATTTCCCTTGAATCTGTGTACTCTCTTTCAATATGAAAGGTAAAAATACAACAAGAATATGTTGTTGTTTGATTACTCTTCTTCTGCTGGTTTATTGGCAGCGTGCTTACACGCAACTTGGTTGTTCTGattctggttctggttcttCAACTCGTTTCCAGCCACAAGGAAGAAAGCGGTGTGCCTGAAACATATCAAAAGCAAGCAATACTTCTTCTTAAATCTTAATAcattttgatttggtttatgaACTGCAGACTTTTGAACTCTGAGAAGAAGATGTTGTTGTTACCTGAAGAAGTTCATCATTTTGACTTTCGAGTCCTGGTCAATGTCAACAGACTCGTCTATAGCATTTTGCATATGCTGTAGCCATCTCTCCGCAGCTTCATGAGTTACTGGAAATGGACGGTGACGACCAATCAGAGCAGGATGACCTACACAGAAAGATCAATATGGCAAAGTCATATTCAGTCTAAACCCAACTCATATTGCTGCATATATTCTAATGTCTATGGTCATACAATGATACATATACATACCAAGACTATCAGTCAAGCTTATAAAACACTAGAAGAACCAATCAAGTCGAACAAACTTAAACCAGATCATTCATTATATAAGAGGAGGGAAGAAGAATTCAACTTAACCTTTCCTTTGAGAATAGAGAGGAGGACCTCCCATACGCTGGACGAAGAACTCATATTGGTTCTGGATGGCGTCTTCTTTCTTAGAGTTAGAAAACATGGATCGAAACCATTCTTCTTCGTCATCATATACCCTACAAGAACACAGGTCCATAAGTGGAAGCATTACTCAAAACAATCTATAGGGGAAGAAAGTAAAAGACTTTGTCAAACAACAGAACGAACAAAAAAACAGACATGGATCGAAACCATTCTTCCTAGTCATCATAAACTCTACTAAACAAAGAACCCACTTAAAAACACAGGTAGGTCCATAAGTGGAAGcattacccaaaaaaaaaagtctctctAGAGAATAAAGTAAAAGACTTTGTCAAAGCAGAACACAGAAGCAGACACTGGACTTTAGTTCTTCAGAGATTTGTAAACAGAATTCAAAGTTCCAATAGTAATCAAGAGAAAGCACATAAAGGgagatttagaatttagaaacCTGGTGTAGAAGTTGGTGGAGAGGTTGATGAAGCTCTGAAGACCGAGCTTTTCGAAGAGATTGAACTCGTCGATGGCGAAGGCGTCAGCCTGATCCACGCCGCTCCATGCCGATGCCTTCTCCTGCAGCGActgcatctctctctctctctctctaggtgAATGCAAAACTGTGGGcgattgtatatttttttaaaaggaaggAGGGTCTTTCTTTCTCGTTAGTGGTGGTCTGTCGCGTGGAAGCAACGCtctccagagagagagagagagagagatcgtcTTGTTTGATTGGGTGTGCAATGTACAGAATAAATTCTTTTTGGTGTCACTATGTCAACATTTTTATTCTCCTACTCAACTttggaataaataaaaattggagGCAGTTAGGCCCATTTAAATTAGCCCAATAAGCCCATTACTTCAAAACGCGACAAAACTCTTCTCTTGACGTTTTCCTGTCGTCGCTCCGACCGAAGACCCAAGAAAAATTCTAACCGGCAATGGCGTCGAACACTAGAGAAGCAAGGAGGCGGAAGATTTTGGAAAGAGGATCCGATCGTTTGGCCTTTATCACTGGTCAGATCAACGACGTCCctcttcctccatctccttcttccgATCCCACTTCTCTTTCTCAATCTCATCTACTCACAGACGACACGGTTCCGCCTCCTCGTGACCATATACGTACTACTGATCGAGAAACAGGTTCTCTCCTTGTTACGTTAAGTTTGATTTCCGTTATTGTTTTTGTGCGTGTGTATTTGCAATTGCATCTTGCTTTTTTGAATATTGGGTGATGATGTGCTGCTATGCTATGCCAAGCCATGCCATTTAATTCGAGCGTCGTGTTGAAAGATTGTTGTGTCAAATTATAGTATAATCTGTATGGTGTAGAAGCCTAGGGAGTGATCATGTTGGCTTCTTTCATCACATGTTATGTGTCTGGCTATAGTTACAGTGTGGTGTTCATGTATACTACTACtagtataatgtggtttgaaatagGGATGGTTCTACGGTCGATaactctaaattttttatatcttcTGAAACAGCTAAATCCATGTTTTCATGGAGAACCTACAGGACTTAAGCTGACATTTAGATCGTAATGAGGTTTTAGAAGGTTCTTTTCTGGAACAGTAGTAGACGTGATTATTAACTTATCATAGGCCTTCCTAGTGTAGCAAGCACATGAGATAGATTTAGAGATACATTTGTCGATTAATGTTTCTTTACGCTTACCTTACTAAGAGGTTACCAATTTACTCTATCCACGTATTTATAACTTGTTATATTCTGAACATTGATCGTGATCGATGTAATTGGTTTCATAGAGAAGCATGTGGTTAGCGTAGGGAATAGTGTATGGGTTTTTTGATGATTCTAGTTGTGACATTGCAGCTTTCACAAGTCATCAAGAAAACATATCCGATGCTTCGATGGTTGATAATGTGGATCATACCAGTAGAGCAGAACCGCTTCAGCCTCGGAAGTATACTGAGACATCGGTAGAGGCCTCCTCTTCAGACCCTAGGGACACCACACTACAACCGTCTCCGGCAACATCAACCACTCAAACCCCATCAGTGGTAGATTT from Raphanus sativus cultivar WK10039 unplaced genomic scaffold, ASM80110v3 Scaffold0295, whole genome shotgun sequence encodes the following:
- the LOC108842722 gene encoding two-on-two hemoglobin-3; the encoded protein is MQSLQEKASAWSGVDQADAFAIDEFNLFEKLGLQSFINLSTNFYTRVYDDEEEWFRSMFSNSKKEDAIQNQYEFFVQRMGGPPLYSQRKGHPALIGRHRPFPVTHEAAERWLQHMQNAIDESVDIDQDSKVKMMNFFRHTAFFLVAGNELKNQNQNQNNQVACKHAANKPAEEE